A region from the Lolium perenne isolate Kyuss_39 chromosome 4, Kyuss_2.0, whole genome shotgun sequence genome encodes:
- the LOC139839113 gene encoding uncharacterized protein, whose amino-acid sequence MLDSGAQRINLVEVKKPPVKLWLKPPLGWVKLTIDGSFKSDDGSVGIGMVLRDYAGTVIFSACRSLASCEQALEAEVSACLEGLELGLLHSDLPIVVESDCSQLISSILANGKDRSPYLHSISEIKVLASGSRICNFVKVDRSQVRISHCLANLARAENRTQFWLGSGPECVVQVLESESLVIPSD is encoded by the coding sequence ATGCTGGATTCTGGTGCTCAACGAATCAATCTAGTGGAAGTGAAGAAACCACCAGTTAAACTCTGGCTTAAACCCCCTCTGGGTTGGGTCAAGTTGACGATCGATGGTTCTTTTAAGAGTGATGATGGTTCTGTAGGTATTGGTATGGTGCTACGTGACTATGCTGGTACAGTAATTTTTTCAGCTTGTCGATCCCTTGCGTCATGTGAGCAGGCTCTAGAAGCAGAAGTCTCAGCCTGTTTGGAAGGCCTGGAGTTGGGGTTGCTTCATAGTGATTTGCCTATCGTTGTTGAGTCAGACTGCTCTCAGTTAATCTCGTCTATTTTGGCCAACGGAAAAGACCGTTCGCCCTATCTACATAGTATCTCAGAGATTAAAGTTTTAGCTAGTGGTAGTAGAATTTGCAACTTTGTAAAAGTAGACCGTAGTCAGGTGAGGATTAGTCATTGCCTTGCTAATTTGGCAAGAGCAGAGAATAGAACACAATTTTGGCTTGGTTCAGGACCTGAGTGTGTAGTGCAGGTGCTTGAGTCTGAGTCCCTTGTAATCCCGTCTGATTAA
- the LOC127293866 gene encoding uncharacterized protein isoform X3, with amino-acid sequence MWRKNGDAAILSDEWLEQGLDSDLFLLQCCAALYSSEFFVRTIQERFGLSNYTSLELGEQNEEALVLHYHRVQSSHTWGFSFSIAIAIYHAKDDTANDMECGHHERGIRESDSEGEEYDHLNGIHMLLLAWTWFYNQQTFHPIHRRDGNFL; translated from the exons ATGTGGCGTAAGAATGGAGATGCGGCTATACTGAGTGATGAGTG GCTTGAACAGGGCTTGGACTCAGATCTGTTTCTGCTTCAGTGTTGTGCTGCATTATATTCGTCAGAGTTCTTCGTGAGGACCATTCAAGAGAGATTTGGTTTATCAAATTATACATCTTTGGAACTCGGAGAACAGAATGA AGAAGCTTTGGTGTTGCATTATCATCGAGTTCAAAGTTCTCACACTTGGGGCTTTAGCTTCTCAATTGCAATAGCAATTTATCATGCTAAAG ATGATACCGCTAATGACATGGAGTGCGGCCACCATGAACGAGGAATAAGAGAATCTGATTCGGAGGGTGAAGAGTACGACCATTTG AATGGGATACATATGCTCTTGTTAGCATGGACCTGGTTTTACAATCAACAAACATTTCATCCTATCCATAGGAGGGATGGCAATTTCCTCTAA
- the LOC127293866 gene encoding uncharacterized protein isoform X1 yields the protein MKKCFGEDAKQDECSAVQSSEFFSQGLDSDLFLLQCCAALYSSEFFVRTIQERFGLSNYTSLELGEQNEEALVLHYHRVQSSHTWGFSFSIAIAIYHAKDDTANDMECGHHERGIRESDSEGEEYDHLNGIHMLLLAWTWFYNQQTFHPIHRRDGNFL from the exons ATGAAGAAATGTTTTGGAGAGGATGCCAAACAAGATGAATGTTCAGCTGTGCAGTCCAGTGAGTTCTTCTCTCAG GGCTTGGACTCAGATCTGTTTCTGCTTCAGTGTTGTGCTGCATTATATTCGTCAGAGTTCTTCGTGAGGACCATTCAAGAGAGATTTGGTTTATCAAATTATACATCTTTGGAACTCGGAGAACAGAATGA AGAAGCTTTGGTGTTGCATTATCATCGAGTTCAAAGTTCTCACACTTGGGGCTTTAGCTTCTCAATTGCAATAGCAATTTATCATGCTAAAG ATGATACCGCTAATGACATGGAGTGCGGCCACCATGAACGAGGAATAAGAGAATCTGATTCGGAGGGTGAAGAGTACGACCATTTG AATGGGATACATATGCTCTTGTTAGCATGGACCTGGTTTTACAATCAACAAACATTTCATCCTATCCATAGGAGGGATGGCAATTTCCTCTAA
- the LOC127293866 gene encoding uncharacterized protein isoform X2: MPNKMNVQLCSPVSSSLRLEQGLDSDLFLLQCCAALYSSEFFVRTIQERFGLSNYTSLELGEQNEEALVLHYHRVQSSHTWGFSFSIAIAIYHAKDDTANDMECGHHERGIRESDSEGEEYDHLNGIHMLLLAWTWFYNQQTFHPIHRRDGNFL, encoded by the exons ATGCCAAACAAGATGAATGTTCAGCTGTGCAGTCCAGTGAGTTCTTCTCTCAG GCTTGAACAGGGCTTGGACTCAGATCTGTTTCTGCTTCAGTGTTGTGCTGCATTATATTCGTCAGAGTTCTTCGTGAGGACCATTCAAGAGAGATTTGGTTTATCAAATTATACATCTTTGGAACTCGGAGAACAGAATGA AGAAGCTTTGGTGTTGCATTATCATCGAGTTCAAAGTTCTCACACTTGGGGCTTTAGCTTCTCAATTGCAATAGCAATTTATCATGCTAAAG ATGATACCGCTAATGACATGGAGTGCGGCCACCATGAACGAGGAATAAGAGAATCTGATTCGGAGGGTGAAGAGTACGACCATTTG AATGGGATACATATGCTCTTGTTAGCATGGACCTGGTTTTACAATCAACAAACATTTCATCCTATCCATAGGAGGGATGGCAATTTCCTCTAA